In Spinacia oleracea cultivar Varoflay chromosome 5, BTI_SOV_V1, whole genome shotgun sequence, a single window of DNA contains:
- the LOC110794028 gene encoding ATP-dependent Clp protease proteolytic subunit-related protein 1, chloroplastic-like isoform X1, whose translation MLKVEDTVSGSSPEESCGTAFQDRERTSGLPVPQEDQPMGCLAMGNVSFYAILVVSLLFYCLITMLMTVDNPVRRQLEKVTEQSISSARNYLDNGGMWSARGMDDRGASKYSMSITMYRSGAKGYGRPRTSPPDLPSLIFDTRIVYLVMPIVHAVTKLIIGFVLSLSVADGILGGVINHRHLRVIS comes from the exons ATGTTAAAGGTGGAAGATACTGTGTCAGGTTCTTCTCCGGAAGAGTCGTGTGGGACTGCTTTCCAGGACAGAGAAAGAACTAGCGGTCTCCCAGTTCCTCAAGAAGATCAACCAATGGGGTGTCTTGCCATGGGAAATGTAAGTTTCTATGCCATTCTTGTTGTCTCGCTTTTGTTTTATTGTCTTATAACCATGTTAATGACAGTGGATAATCCAGTCCGCCGACAGTTAGAGAAAGTGACAGAG CAAAGTATCTCATCTGCGAGAAATTATTTAGATAATGGTGGGATGTGGAGTGCTAGAGGTATGGATGATAGGGGTGCATCAAAATACAGTATGAGCATTACCATGTATCGTAGTGGAGCTAAAGGATATGGAAGACCAAGAACTTCTCCACCTGATCTCCCTTCCTTGATTTTCGATACAAGGATTGTTTATCTTGTCATGCCA ATTGTGCATGCAGTTACTAAGCTTATTATTGGTTTTGTTCTCTCTCTGTCTGTCGCTGATGGAATTCTAGGTGGTGTTATAAATCACAGACACCTTAGAGTTATCTCTTGA
- the LOC110794028 gene encoding ATP-dependent Clp protease proteolytic subunit-related protein 1, chloroplastic-like isoform X3 has product MLKVEDTVSGSSPEESCGTAFQDRERTSGLPVPQEDQPMGCLAMGNQSISSARNYLDNGGMWSARGMDDRGASKYSMSITMYRSGAKGYGRPRTSPPDLPSLIFDTRIVYLVMPIVHAVTKLIIGFVLSLSVADGILGGVINHRHLRVIS; this is encoded by the exons ATGTTAAAGGTGGAAGATACTGTGTCAGGTTCTTCTCCGGAAGAGTCGTGTGGGACTGCTTTCCAGGACAGAGAAAGAACTAGCGGTCTCCCAGTTCCTCAAGAAGATCAACCAATGGGGTGTCTTGCCATGGGAAAT CAAAGTATCTCATCTGCGAGAAATTATTTAGATAATGGTGGGATGTGGAGTGCTAGAGGTATGGATGATAGGGGTGCATCAAAATACAGTATGAGCATTACCATGTATCGTAGTGGAGCTAAAGGATATGGAAGACCAAGAACTTCTCCACCTGATCTCCCTTCCTTGATTTTCGATACAAGGATTGTTTATCTTGTCATGCCA ATTGTGCATGCAGTTACTAAGCTTATTATTGGTTTTGTTCTCTCTCTGTCTGTCGCTGATGGAATTCTAGGTGGTGTTATAAATCACAGACACCTTAGAGTTATCTCTTGA
- the LOC110794028 gene encoding ATP-dependent Clp protease proteolytic subunit-related protein 1, chloroplastic-like isoform X2 encodes MLKVEDTVSGSSPEESCGTAFQDRERTSGLPVPQEDQPMGCLAMGNVSFYAILVVSLLFYCLITMLMTVDNPVRRQLEKVTEQSISSARNYLDNGGMWSARGMDDRGASKYSMSITMYRSGAKGYGRPRTSPPDLPSLIFDTRIVYLVMPVVL; translated from the exons ATGTTAAAGGTGGAAGATACTGTGTCAGGTTCTTCTCCGGAAGAGTCGTGTGGGACTGCTTTCCAGGACAGAGAAAGAACTAGCGGTCTCCCAGTTCCTCAAGAAGATCAACCAATGGGGTGTCTTGCCATGGGAAATGTAAGTTTCTATGCCATTCTTGTTGTCTCGCTTTTGTTTTATTGTCTTATAACCATGTTAATGACAGTGGATAATCCAGTCCGCCGACAGTTAGAGAAAGTGACAGAG CAAAGTATCTCATCTGCGAGAAATTATTTAGATAATGGTGGGATGTGGAGTGCTAGAGGTATGGATGATAGGGGTGCATCAAAATACAGTATGAGCATTACCATGTATCGTAGTGGAGCTAAAGGATATGGAAGACCAAGAACTTCTCCACCTGATCTCCCTTCCTTGATTTTCGATACAAGGATTGTTTATCTTGTCATGCCA GTGGTGTTATAA